A DNA window from Pedomonas mirosovicensis contains the following coding sequences:
- the prsR gene encoding PEP-CTERM-box response regulator transcription factor gives MGEEKPKLLVVEDDPGLQRQLKWSYEGYEVLTAGDRSTAIDLLRAEEPKVVTLDLGLPPDPDGTTEGFATLEDILRLSPSTKVIVASGHGARESALRAIGMGAYDFYQKPVDIDELGLIVRRAFHVRQLEEENRKLQESAQTSVLGGIITAAPNMIKVCQMVERVASTDVSVMLLGASGTGKEVLARGLHQSSRRAKGPFIAINCAAIPENLLEAELFGYEKGAFTGAVKTTEGKIELAQKGTLFLDEVGDIPLPLQVKLLRFLQERVIERIGGRKPIEVDVRIVCATHRNLEQMIAEERFREDLYYRLAEIVVNIPSLAERHGDATLLAHAFLQRFNRQMGRNHKGFTPDALQALNSWHWPGNVRELENRLKRAVIMAEDNRITAADLDLDGKAMEPEILNLKQVREEADRRAIRQALARSDGNITNAAKLLGISRPTFYDLLRQYGIKA, from the coding sequence ATGGGCGAGGAAAAGCCGAAACTGCTGGTCGTCGAGGACGATCCCGGACTGCAACGGCAGTTGAAGTGGTCTTACGAAGGGTATGAAGTGCTGACGGCCGGCGACCGATCGACGGCCATCGACCTGCTGCGCGCGGAAGAGCCGAAGGTCGTGACGCTCGACCTGGGCCTGCCACCCGATCCAGACGGCACCACGGAAGGCTTCGCCACGCTCGAGGATATCCTGCGCCTGTCGCCGAGCACCAAGGTCATCGTCGCCTCCGGCCACGGCGCGCGCGAAAGCGCGCTGCGCGCCATCGGCATGGGGGCCTATGACTTCTACCAGAAGCCGGTCGACATTGATGAACTAGGGCTGATCGTCCGCCGTGCCTTCCATGTGCGCCAGCTGGAGGAAGAGAACCGCAAGCTGCAGGAAAGCGCCCAGACCAGCGTGCTGGGCGGCATCATCACGGCCGCGCCCAACATGATCAAGGTCTGCCAGATGGTGGAGCGGGTGGCCTCGACCGACGTGTCGGTGATGCTGCTGGGCGCCTCGGGCACGGGCAAGGAGGTGCTGGCGCGCGGGCTGCATCAGTCCAGCCGCCGGGCCAAGGGGCCGTTCATCGCCATCAACTGCGCGGCCATCCCCGAGAACCTGCTGGAAGCCGAACTGTTCGGCTACGAGAAGGGCGCGTTCACCGGCGCGGTCAAGACCACCGAGGGCAAGATCGAGCTGGCCCAGAAGGGCACGCTGTTCCTCGATGAAGTGGGCGATATTCCGCTTCCCCTTCAGGTGAAGCTGCTGCGCTTCCTGCAAGAGCGGGTGATCGAGCGCATCGGCGGGCGCAAGCCCATCGAGGTGGATGTGCGGATCGTCTGCGCCACCCACCGGAACCTCGAGCAGATGATCGCCGAGGAGCGGTTCCGCGAGGACCTCTACTACCGCCTCGCCGAGATCGTGGTGAACATCCCCTCGCTGGCCGAGCGCCATGGGGATGCGACCCTGCTTGCCCATGCCTTCCTGCAACGGTTCAACCGGCAGATGGGCCGCAACCACAAGGGCTTCACGCCCGATGCCCTGCAGGCACTGAACAGCTGGCACTGGCCGGGCAACGTGCGCGAGCTGGAGAACCGGCTGAAGCGCGCCGTCATCATGGCTGAGGACAACCGCATCACCGCGGCCGACCTCGACCTGGACGGCAAGGCGATGGAGCCGGAAATCCTGAACCTCAAGCAGGTGCGGGAAGAGGCCGACCGGCGGGCCATCCGCCAGGCGCTGGCCCGCTCCGACGGCAATATCACCAATGCGGCCAAGCTTTTGGGGATCAGCCGTCCGACGTTTTACGATTTGCTGCGTCAGTATGGAATCAAGGCTTAG
- the prsT gene encoding XrtA/PEP-CTERM system TPR-repeat protein PrsT, with protein MTRRIRTISGAALVAATAALGTVAFAPQSAWADKPATSSSPLTRAQGHFNRGDYRAATIELRNALRANPNSVPARLLQARVYLRMQQGLPAQTEIEAARRAGAKKEATRALMAEAMVLQRRYADALEEAKADLVPAAYAAEAARVRGLAQMGLRKMDEAKAELLEAEKLAPKNEQVQLDLARYYVAARDRASAEAAVDKALSLNPRSVRALVMKGDIVRASQGLEKALPLFNQALAIDPQNLEARLERAATLTDLKRNKEALADLQRIDKAVPDHPLSLYLQAVMKVRERKFDEAEGLMTRTKGALGNFPPALLLQGVIAYERNNFQQAQTYLQDLLRVAPNHSLARRLYAATLLRTGDPDGAIQAAKPLLEKNTQDGRLLALVASAYARKGEFDEAETYLQKAVAVDPDQSALKTQLAMTRVAQGENTEALRDLDAVLQDDPKSMQALMMSALVKMRGGNFKEALTAADRLVKAYPDLGIGYNMRGAAYLGLNKIKEAETNFRAAIAKKPNYHEARRNLAQILVADKKYVEARRELMRALEADGQNAKTLMALSELARLEKKPQERIDWLKKAVATNRTEMAPRLRLIQAYLDAKKNQDALSEANALNRDFPDNPAALEAIGRTQLATGDLTAATATFEKLTKAAPNDVGARLLYARSLAQNKRIDAARRAYTMALNLKNQNLTQVYLDLMGLEARQGNLKQAIAHANALKAKYPKSTVADRALGDLYLGNRQWDKAIASYEAVRKQGMDRALGISLAQAYLNAGKQPQAVSVLQEMLKKDPKDVAARIALADVHMRAKRYPQALAQYQALDEQTRASPAVLNNMAWIYGELKDKRAIATAEQAYKLSPKSPEVADTLGFLLVQQRVDMKRGLSLLQQAVKARPDNPDMRYHLAVALKANGKRAEAQRELENILSKHKSFDSLAQAQQALNQIKTAGR; from the coding sequence ATGACCAGGCGGATAAGAACCATCAGTGGTGCAGCGTTGGTCGCCGCAACTGCGGCGCTCGGTACAGTCGCCTTCGCGCCCCAGAGCGCCTGGGCGGACAAGCCTGCCACGTCCTCCAGCCCGCTTACCCGGGCCCAGGGACACTTCAACCGGGGCGATTATCGCGCCGCCACCATTGAGTTGCGTAACGCGCTGCGGGCCAACCCCAACAGCGTGCCCGCCCGCCTGTTGCAGGCGCGGGTGTACCTGCGGATGCAGCAGGGCCTGCCGGCGCAGACCGAAATCGAGGCGGCGCGACGCGCCGGCGCCAAGAAGGAAGCGACCCGCGCCCTGATGGCCGAGGCCATGGTGCTGCAGCGCCGCTATGCGGATGCGCTGGAAGAGGCCAAGGCCGATCTGGTGCCCGCGGCCTACGCTGCCGAGGCCGCCCGCGTGCGCGGCCTGGCCCAGATGGGCCTGCGAAAGATGGACGAGGCCAAGGCCGAGTTGCTGGAGGCGGAGAAGCTGGCGCCGAAGAACGAGCAGGTGCAGCTGGACCTGGCCCGCTACTACGTCGCCGCGCGCGACCGTGCCAGCGCCGAGGCAGCGGTGGACAAGGCGCTCTCCCTCAATCCGCGCAGCGTGCGGGCGCTGGTGATGAAGGGTGATATCGTGCGCGCCAGCCAAGGACTGGAGAAGGCGCTGCCGCTGTTCAACCAGGCGCTGGCCATCGACCCGCAGAACCTCGAGGCGCGGCTGGAGCGCGCCGCGACGCTGACCGACCTGAAGCGCAACAAGGAGGCGCTGGCGGACCTGCAACGCATCGACAAGGCGGTGCCGGATCATCCGCTGTCGCTCTACCTGCAGGCGGTGATGAAGGTGCGGGAGCGCAAGTTCGACGAGGCCGAAGGGCTGATGACGCGCACCAAGGGCGCGCTCGGCAACTTCCCGCCCGCGCTGCTGCTGCAGGGCGTGATCGCCTATGAGCGGAACAACTTCCAGCAGGCCCAGACCTACCTGCAGGACCTGCTGCGAGTGGCCCCGAACCACAGCCTGGCCCGTCGCCTCTATGCGGCGACCCTGCTGCGGACGGGTGATCCGGACGGCGCGATCCAGGCGGCCAAGCCGCTGCTTGAGAAGAACACGCAGGACGGCCGCCTGCTGGCGCTGGTGGCCTCGGCCTATGCCCGCAAGGGCGAGTTCGACGAGGCGGAGACCTACCTGCAAAAGGCCGTGGCCGTCGATCCGGACCAGTCTGCGCTGAAGACGCAGCTGGCCATGACCCGCGTCGCCCAGGGCGAGAACACCGAGGCGCTGCGTGATCTCGACGCCGTGCTGCAGGACGACCCCAAGTCGATGCAGGCGCTGATGATGTCCGCGCTGGTGAAGATGCGCGGGGGCAACTTCAAGGAGGCGCTGACGGCCGCCGACCGGCTGGTGAAGGCCTACCCGGACCTTGGCATCGGCTACAACATGCGCGGCGCGGCCTACCTGGGTCTCAACAAGATCAAGGAGGCGGAGACCAACTTCCGCGCCGCCATCGCGAAGAAGCCGAACTATCACGAAGCGCGGCGGAACCTCGCCCAGATTCTGGTGGCTGACAAAAAGTACGTGGAGGCGCGGCGTGAGTTAATGCGCGCACTGGAGGCCGACGGCCAGAACGCCAAGACGCTGATGGCGCTCTCGGAACTGGCGCGGCTGGAGAAGAAGCCGCAGGAGCGGATCGACTGGCTGAAGAAGGCGGTGGCCACCAACCGGACGGAGATGGCCCCCCGGCTTCGGCTGATCCAGGCCTACCTCGATGCCAAGAAGAACCAGGATGCGCTGAGCGAGGCCAACGCTCTCAACCGGGACTTCCCGGACAATCCGGCGGCGCTGGAGGCCATCGGCCGCACCCAGCTGGCCACCGGCGACCTGACGGCAGCGACAGCCACCTTCGAGAAGCTGACCAAGGCGGCGCCCAATGATGTGGGCGCGCGCCTCCTCTACGCGCGCTCGCTGGCGCAGAACAAGCGGATCGATGCGGCCCGGCGCGCCTACACCATGGCGCTCAACCTCAAGAACCAGAACCTAACCCAGGTCTATCTGGACCTGATGGGGCTGGAGGCGCGGCAGGGCAACCTCAAGCAGGCCATCGCCCACGCCAACGCATTGAAGGCCAAGTATCCCAAGTCCACCGTGGCGGACCGGGCGCTTGGCGACCTTTATCTGGGCAATCGGCAGTGGGACAAGGCGATCGCCTCCTATGAGGCCGTTCGCAAGCAGGGCATGGACCGGGCGCTCGGTATCAGCCTGGCCCAGGCCTACCTGAACGCGGGCAAGCAGCCGCAGGCCGTCAGCGTGCTGCAGGAGATGCTGAAGAAGGACCCGAAGGACGTGGCCGCCCGCATCGCCCTGGCGGACGTTCACATGCGCGCCAAGCGCTACCCGCAGGCGCTGGCCCAGTATCAGGCGCTGGATGAGCAGACGCGGGCGAGCCCGGCCGTGCTCAACAACATGGCCTGGATTTACGGCGAGCTGAAGGACAAGCGGGCCATTGCGACGGCGGAACAGGCCTACAAGCTGTCGCCCAAGTCGCCGGAAGTCGCCGACACGCTCGGCTTCCTGCTGGTGCAGCAGCGAGTCGACATGAAGCGCGGGCTCTCGCTTCTTCAGCAGGCGGTCAAGGCGCGCCCGGACAACCCGGATATGCGCTATCACCTCGCCGTGGCCCTGAAAGCCAACGGCAAGCGGGCCGAAGCGCAGCGGGAGCTGGAGAATATCCTCAGCAAACACAAGTCGTTCGACAGTCTGGCGCAGGCCCAGCAGGCCCTCAACCAGATCAAGACGGCAGGGCGCTGA